Genomic window (uncultured Alphaproteobacteria bacterium):
GCTCTATAAGCTCGCCTGCCCCATCACCGCGCAAGACACCAGCGGCACACTGTACGACAAGCTGGCGGATCTTGGTCCGCAGGGGCTGATCGAAACGCTGAAGCAGTTAGCTGAGGGCCGTGCAAATCCGCAAGTGCAAGATGAATCGCTAGTCACTCACGCAGAAAAGCTCAGTAAAGAAGAAGCGCGCATCGACTGGTCGCTTTCTGCGACACAACTGGAACGTTGCATTCGCGCATTCAATCCCTGGCCGATGAGCTGGCTGGAAATTGACGGCCAGCCGGTAAAAGTCTGGCAGGCATCCGTGATAGAGACGCCGACGCTGGCAGAACCGGGAACCATCCTTGACGCCACGAAACAAGGCATTCAGGTCGCGACCGGCAACGGAGTCCTGAACCTGCTCTCATTGCAACCCGCCGGAAAAAAAGCGATGAGCGCCCAGGATCTTCTGAATTCACGTCGGGAATGGTTCATTCCTGGCAACCGTCTGGTCTGACGGTCACTTCTGATAACGCCCGGTGTTACCGGGCCTTTTTATTTTTGCGGTTATGAATAAGAAACTTAACTTACGCAGTATGGCGGCGCAGGCCGTTGAACAGGTCGTCGAGCAAGGGCATTCACTGAGTAATGTCCTGCCGCCGCTACAACAAAAAGTCTCCGATAAAGACAAAGCGCTGCTACAGGAACTCTGTTTTGGGGTTCTGCGTACGCTGTCGCAACTCGACTGGTTGATCAACAAACTGATGTCCCGCCCAATGACGGGAAAACAGCGCACCGTGCATTACCTGATAATGGTGGGATTCTA
Coding sequences:
- the fmt gene encoding 10-formyltetrahydrofolate:L-methionyl-tRNA(fMet) N-formyltransferase (Evidence 2a : Function of homologous gene experimentally demonstrated in an other organism; PubMedId : 1624424, 6379605, 8432722, 8887566, 9086272, 9843487; Product type e : enzyme), translating into MPSPVKVLAEEKGIPVFQPVSLRPQENQHLVSDLNADVMVVVAYGLILPKAVLDMPRLGCINVHGSLLPRWRGAAPIQRSLWAGDAETGVTIMQMDVGLDTGDMLYKLACPITAQDTSGTLYDKLADLGPQGLIETLKQLAEGRANPQVQDESLVTHAEKLSKEEARIDWSLSATQLERCIRAFNPWPMSWLEIDGQPVKVWQASVIETPTLAEPGTILDATKQGIQVATGNGVLNLLSLQPAGKKAMSAQDLLNSRREWFIPGNRLV